The following coding sequences lie in one Deinococcus aerolatus genomic window:
- the tsaD gene encoding tRNA (adenosine(37)-N6)-threonylcarbamoyltransferase complex transferase subunit TsaD, with translation MSAAPLYILGIDTSCDDTGVGIVELTAGGVQVRANRIWTQAVHAQYGGVMPELASREHVERIDAVMGDALAEAGLKVSDIGAVAATSGPGLVGALLVGLMYGKGLAQALDVPFFAAHHLEGHIFAAASEDNLQAPYLALVVSGGHTHLFDVPEEGRYVLVGATRDDAAGEAFDKIARLSGLGYPGGPAIAEAALRGNPDAVPFKEPLQGQKAFEFSFSGLKTAALLAHKAGAAPEDLAASFQKAAVHVLVKTTRRAAEAYGRRTVVVSGGVAANTALREAFARTDLRVVFPGKGLNTDNGAMIALAGAAALRAGRAPSSLAAGATAYAPLANG, from the coding sequence ATGAGTGCTGCGCCGCTGTACATACTGGGCATCGACACCTCCTGCGACGACACCGGCGTGGGCATCGTGGAACTGACCGCCGGCGGCGTGCAGGTGCGCGCCAACCGCATCTGGACCCAGGCCGTCCACGCTCAGTACGGCGGCGTGATGCCCGAACTTGCCAGCCGCGAGCATGTGGAGCGCATCGACGCCGTGATGGGCGACGCATTGGCGGAGGCGGGCCTGAAGGTCTCCGACATCGGGGCGGTGGCGGCCACCTCCGGTCCCGGTCTAGTGGGCGCGCTGCTGGTGGGCCTGATGTACGGCAAGGGTCTGGCGCAGGCGCTGGACGTGCCGTTCTTCGCCGCCCATCACCTGGAAGGCCACATCTTTGCCGCCGCATCCGAGGACAACCTGCAGGCGCCGTACCTGGCCCTGGTGGTCAGCGGCGGCCACACCCACCTGTTCGACGTGCCCGAGGAGGGCCGGTACGTGCTGGTGGGCGCCACCCGCGACGACGCGGCGGGCGAGGCCTTCGACAAGATCGCGCGGCTCTCGGGGCTGGGCTACCCCGGCGGCCCTGCCATTGCCGAGGCGGCCCTGCGCGGCAACCCCGACGCCGTGCCGTTTAAGGAACCGCTGCAGGGCCAGAAAGCTTTCGAGTTCAGCTTCAGCGGCCTCAAGACCGCCGCGCTGCTGGCGCACAAGGCGGGAGCAGCCCCCGAGGACCTCGCCGCCAGCTTCCAGAAGGCCGCCGTGCATGTGCTGGTCAAGACCACCCGCCGCGCCGCCGAGGCGTACGGGCGGCGCACGGTGGTGGTATCGGGTGGGGTGGCCGCCAACACCGCCCTGCGCGAGGCCTTTGCCCGCACCGATCTGCGGGTGGTGTTTCCGGGCAAGGGCCTGAACACCGACAACGGCGCGATGATCGCCCTGGCTGGGGCCGCCGCCCTCAGGGCAGGCCGCGCCCCCAGCTCCCTGGCGGCGGGAGCCACGGCCTACGCCCCGCTGGCGAACGGATAG
- a CDS encoding long-chain-fatty-acid--CoA ligase — protein sequence MSPTAPSHPQLPRPWLQHYEVGVPHDFTPSTLTLPQMLERSAQRYPDRVATGFLGANTTYRELWQSAQKLALALQKMGVKPGDRVSVMLPNCPQFVTAFFGTLLAGAVVVNTSPLYVADELRHQLNDSGSETLIMLDTFYSRYAEIQDSVPVKRVIVTGIQDALPFPKNLLYPIKARREGTWVDVPASAHVLQYARLLKFQSPTPAPAPREPGDLALLQYTGGTTGTPKGAMLSHLNLMANAEQGRVWMTDLKDGQEVTLAAIPFFHVYGMTVAMNLSIMTGATMALVPNARDIKMVLSQIEASGATLFPGVPTLYNAINNHPDTAKHDLTSIRACISGSAPLLLETARKFREITGGANLVEGYGLTEASPITHTNPIFGQQREGSIGLPMPGVDSIVVGEDGEIVPVGEVGELWVAGPNIMLGYWQRPDATAETLREAYGKTWLLTGDMATMDEDGYFSIVDRKKDLILVGGHNVYPREVDEVLNAHPAVLEAAAVGLPDEYRGESVHAVVHLKPGMKATEAEIIAYCRQHLSAYKAPRSVEFRDEELPKTAAMKILRRQLAQEARETQTRQPGA from the coding sequence ATGTCCCCCACCGCACCGTCCCACCCACAACTGCCCCGCCCCTGGCTCCAGCACTACGAGGTCGGCGTGCCGCACGACTTCACGCCCAGCACCCTGACCCTGCCGCAGATGCTGGAGCGCAGCGCCCAGCGCTACCCGGACCGGGTGGCCACGGGCTTCCTGGGCGCCAACACCACCTACCGGGAACTGTGGCAGAGCGCGCAGAAGCTGGCACTGGCGCTGCAGAAGATGGGGGTCAAGCCCGGGGACCGCGTCTCGGTGATGCTGCCCAACTGCCCGCAGTTCGTGACGGCCTTTTTCGGCACGCTGCTGGCCGGGGCAGTGGTGGTCAACACCAGCCCGCTGTACGTGGCCGACGAACTCAGGCACCAGCTGAACGACAGCGGCAGCGAGACGCTGATCATGCTCGACACCTTCTATTCTCGCTACGCCGAGATTCAGGACAGCGTGCCGGTCAAGCGCGTGATCGTGACTGGCATCCAGGACGCCTTGCCGTTTCCCAAGAACCTGCTGTATCCCATCAAGGCGCGGCGCGAGGGCACCTGGGTGGATGTACCGGCCAGCGCGCACGTGCTGCAGTACGCGCGGCTGCTGAAATTCCAGTCGCCCACGCCCGCGCCCGCGCCGCGTGAGCCCGGTGACCTCGCGCTGCTGCAGTACACCGGCGGCACCACCGGCACCCCCAAGGGCGCGATGCTCAGCCACCTTAACCTGATGGCCAACGCCGAGCAGGGCCGCGTGTGGATGACGGACCTGAAAGACGGGCAGGAGGTCACGCTGGCCGCCATTCCCTTCTTTCACGTCTACGGCATGACCGTGGCCATGAACCTGAGCATCATGACCGGGGCAACGATGGCGCTGGTGCCCAATGCCCGCGACATCAAGATGGTCCTGTCGCAGATCGAGGCGTCGGGGGCCACGCTGTTTCCCGGCGTGCCCACGCTGTACAACGCCATCAACAACCACCCGGACACGGCCAAACACGACCTGACCAGCATTCGCGCGTGCATCAGCGGCAGCGCGCCGCTGCTGCTGGAAACGGCTCGCAAATTCCGCGAGATCACGGGGGGCGCCAATCTTGTGGAGGGTTACGGTCTGACCGAGGCCAGTCCCATCACCCACACCAACCCCATCTTCGGCCAGCAGCGGGAAGGCAGCATCGGCCTGCCCATGCCCGGCGTGGATTCCATCGTGGTGGGCGAGGACGGCGAGATCGTGCCTGTCGGCGAGGTCGGCGAACTGTGGGTGGCCGGGCCGAACATCATGCTGGGCTACTGGCAGCGCCCCGACGCCACCGCCGAGACCCTGCGGGAGGCGTATGGCAAGACCTGGCTGCTGACCGGCGACATGGCGACGATGGACGAGGACGGCTATTTCAGCATCGTGGACCGCAAGAAGGACCTGATTCTGGTGGGCGGCCACAACGTCTACCCGCGTGAGGTCGACGAGGTGTTGAACGCCCATCCCGCCGTGCTGGAGGCGGCGGCGGTGGGCCTGCCCGACGAGTACCGGGGCGAGAGCGTCCACGCCGTGGTTCACCTGAAGCCAGGTATGAAGGCCACCGAGGCCGAGATCATCGCGTACTGCCGCCAGCACCTCAGCGCCTACAAGGCCCCGCGCAGCGTGGAGTTCCGCGATGAGGAGCTGCCCAAGACGGCCGCCATGAAGATCCTGCGCCGCCAGCTGGCCCAGGAGGCCAGGGAAACGCAGACCAGACAGCCGGGCGCGTAA
- a CDS encoding nucleoside deaminase, which yields MTADAPAPSVHEAHLRETLALARESLAAGSSPIGAVLVDKNGTVIARGRNRVGEPQTADRVGDASVAHAEMDVFFQAGKLENPQDLTLYSSLEPCLMCGGASALLEVGRIVWATDDAWGGSGRLLAWSDHPAMQETEVVPCPLPELEAEGARLFAPEAKRAFPDEGWALWRGRYPAETEGV from the coding sequence ATGACCGCCGACGCCCCGGCCCCATCTGTTCACGAAGCCCACCTGCGCGAGACCCTGGCCCTGGCCCGCGAGTCCCTGGCGGCGGGCAGTTCGCCCATCGGAGCCGTACTGGTCGACAAGAACGGCACGGTTATCGCGCGGGGCCGCAACCGCGTGGGCGAGCCGCAGACCGCCGACCGGGTGGGGGACGCCAGCGTGGCCCACGCCGAGATGGACGTGTTCTTTCAGGCGGGCAAGCTGGAAAATCCCCAGGACCTGACGCTGTACTCCAGCCTGGAGCCCTGCCTGATGTGCGGCGGGGCCTCCGCGCTGCTGGAGGTGGGCCGCATTGTGTGGGCCACCGACGACGCGTGGGGCGGCTCGGGCCGCCTGCTGGCGTGGTCCGATCATCCGGCCATGCAGGAAACCGAGGTCGTGCCCTGCCCCCTGCCCGAACTGGAGGCCGAGGGCGCCCGCCTGTTCGCCCCCGAGGCCAAACGCGCCTTTCCCGACGAGGGCTGGGCGCTGTGGCGTGGGCGCTACCCGGCGGAAACCGAAGGGGTCTGA